One window of the Haloarcula halobia genome contains the following:
- a CDS encoding SRPBCC family protein translates to MVAIGEADVSVQQTEDGRRLVVSHPVDASRDAVWTVLTDTALWPDWGPSLTDVEVDTRVIEDGTTGRVRTVGGLWLPFEVTACRAHRWTWDVARIPATGHRADAGPLGSRVVFEIPVLAAGYVPVCVRACRNVASLAAGESAPEP, encoded by the coding sequence ATGGTCGCCATCGGCGAGGCGGACGTCTCGGTACAGCAGACGGAGGACGGCCGCCGACTGGTCGTGAGCCACCCCGTCGACGCGTCGCGCGACGCGGTGTGGACAGTCCTGACCGACACGGCGCTGTGGCCCGACTGGGGCCCCTCTCTCACCGACGTCGAGGTAGACACCCGGGTCATCGAGGACGGGACGACCGGTCGGGTCCGGACGGTCGGGGGCCTGTGGCTCCCCTTCGAAGTGACGGCGTGCCGGGCCCACCGGTGGACGTGGGACGTCGCCCGGATACCGGCGACGGGCCACCGGGCGGACGCGGGGCCCCTGGGCTCACGGGTCGTGTTCGAGATACCCGTACTCGCCGCCGGCTACGTGCCGGTGTGCGTGCGGGCCTGCCGGAACGTGGCGTCGCTGGCCGCCGGGGAGTCGGCGCCGGAACCCTGA
- a CDS encoding HVO_2901 family zinc finger protein → MPHTCRNCKRTFGTELELELHLDTCSAGQLYCDECGGRFTERSATEDGWHYRCPNEDCDGEGIGEDIHNVSDARVTSK, encoded by the coding sequence ATGCCCCACACTTGCCGGAACTGCAAGCGGACGTTCGGCACGGAACTCGAACTCGAACTCCACCTCGACACCTGTTCTGCGGGCCAGCTCTACTGCGACGAGTGCGGCGGCCGCTTCACAGAGCGCTCGGCGACGGAGGACGGGTGGCACTATCGATGTCCGAACGAGGACTGCGACGGCGAAGGTATCGGCGAGGACATCCACAACGTATCTGACGCGCGAGTAACGAGCAAGTAG
- a CDS encoding sensor histidine kinase → MNRTGESLRVAVVGETTTHSESIELDLDTETVEVVESTEPATAAADRDVDAVVVTDALPAHDGLAALEEAREADPSRPVFVATESTDPARVEALLSAGAADVTVLGSPGSMAQLIARIRARTATPTGDGHGVAHRFSDVASNLAHDAKNPLNVVVGRLELMEMDPVHADAITRSVDRIDSLLEELSTLGSVSRPVTETERVDVGDVAETVWQTLDVDDATLETDDDVTVVADPERLQTFLERLFENALEHGSEDVTVTVAATDSGFAVADDGPGIPADDRDHVFEQGYATTNGGEGYGLFVAATIADAHGWTLEVGESEAGGTRVSVATGRRATPR, encoded by the coding sequence GTGAACCGAACGGGTGAGTCACTGCGGGTGGCCGTCGTCGGCGAAACCACCACGCACTCTGAGTCAATCGAGCTGGACCTCGACACCGAGACCGTGGAGGTCGTCGAGTCCACGGAGCCCGCGACGGCGGCCGCCGACCGCGACGTCGACGCCGTGGTCGTCACCGACGCGTTGCCGGCCCACGACGGGCTCGCTGCACTCGAGGAGGCCCGCGAGGCCGACCCGTCCCGCCCCGTGTTCGTCGCTACCGAGTCGACCGACCCAGCGCGTGTCGAGGCGCTGCTGTCGGCCGGCGCCGCGGACGTGACGGTCCTCGGGAGTCCCGGGAGTATGGCACAACTCATCGCACGGATCCGTGCCCGGACCGCCACACCGACCGGCGACGGCCACGGTGTGGCACACCGCTTTAGCGACGTCGCGAGCAATCTCGCCCACGACGCGAAGAACCCGCTGAACGTGGTCGTCGGCAGACTGGAACTGATGGAGATGGACCCGGTCCACGCCGACGCAATCACCCGATCGGTCGACCGCATCGACTCGCTGCTCGAGGAGCTGTCGACGCTCGGGTCGGTGAGTCGGCCGGTCACGGAGACGGAACGCGTCGACGTCGGCGACGTCGCCGAGACGGTCTGGCAGACCCTCGATGTCGACGACGCGACCCTGGAGACCGATGACGACGTCACCGTCGTGGCCGACCCCGAACGCTTGCAGACGTTCCTCGAACGCCTCTTCGAGAACGCGCTCGAACACGGCAGCGAGGACGTCACCGTCACCGTCGCGGCGACTGACAGCGGCTTCGCCGTCGCTGACGACGGCCCCGGCATCCCCGCCGACGACCGTGACCACGTCTTCGAACAGGGGTACGCGACAACGAACGGCGGCGAGGGGTACGGCCTGTTCGTCGCCGCGACCATCGCCGATGCCCACGGGTGGACCCTCGAGGTCGGCGAGAGCGAGGCCGGTGGGACCCGCGTGTCGGTAGCCACCGGTCGCCGAGCGACGCCGCGGTAG
- the sucD gene encoding succinate--CoA ligase subunit alpha, with protein MSVLVDENTRVVVQGITGGEGKFHTEQMLEYGTNVVAGAVPGRGGQEVAGVPVYDTVQQAAREEDANASVVFVPPAFAADACFEALDAKGVDLVVAITEGVPTQDMSRVYRKLQETDTHLVGPNCPGVITPGVAKLGILPGNIFSSGNVGLVSRSGTLTYQVVDNLTDRGLGQTTAIGIGGDPIIGTGFIDALELFEADPDTHAVVMCGEIGGEDEEQAAKFIGQHMDTPVAGFIAGRTAPPGKRMGHAGAIVSGSGTGTAQSKINALEDNGVPVGDTPEEVADHVENLL; from the coding sequence ATGAGCGTTCTAGTCGACGAAAACACGCGCGTTGTCGTACAGGGTATCACCGGCGGCGAAGGGAAGTTCCACACCGAGCAGATGCTCGAGTACGGGACCAACGTCGTCGCAGGCGCAGTGCCGGGACGCGGCGGCCAGGAGGTCGCCGGCGTGCCGGTCTACGACACGGTCCAGCAGGCTGCCCGCGAGGAGGACGCCAACGCCTCCGTCGTGTTCGTCCCGCCCGCGTTCGCCGCGGACGCCTGTTTCGAGGCGCTGGACGCGAAGGGCGTCGACCTCGTCGTCGCCATCACCGAGGGCGTCCCGACCCAGGACATGTCGCGGGTCTACCGCAAACTGCAGGAGACCGACACACACCTCGTCGGGCCGAACTGTCCCGGCGTCATCACGCCCGGCGTCGCCAAACTGGGCATCCTCCCTGGCAACATCTTCTCCTCGGGGAACGTCGGCTTGGTCTCCCGGTCGGGCACGCTGACCTACCAGGTCGTCGACAACCTCACCGACCGCGGCCTGGGCCAGACCACCGCCATCGGCATCGGCGGCGACCCAATCATCGGCACCGGGTTCATCGACGCCCTCGAGCTGTTCGAGGCCGACCCCGACACGCACGCCGTCGTGATGTGTGGCGAGATCGGCGGCGAGGACGAGGAACAGGCCGCGAAGTTCATCGGCCAGCACATGGACACGCCGGTCGCCGGCTTCATCGCCGGTCGGACGGCACCGCCCGGCAAGCGCATGGGTCACGCCGGCGCCATCGTCTCGGGGTCCGGAACCGGGACCGCCCAGTCGAAGATCAACGCCCTCGAGGACAACGGCGTCCCTGTCGGCGACACCCCCGAAGAGGTCGCCGACCACGTCGAGAACCTGCTGTAG
- the sucC gene encoding ADP-forming succinate--CoA ligase subunit beta, which translates to MRLHEYQAKRVFADAGVPTPASRLAETVEEAVDAAEEIGYPVAIKAQVHVGGRGKAGGIELVENADEAREAAENIIGMDLKGYHVRTVLVEEAVDFVNELYVGVTMDRGAGKPVAMVSTKGGVNIEEVAEEDPDAIAREHVDPAFGMHPFQARKVVYDAGVDRDLANDVAGVLRTLYQLWDDRDGSDVEVNPLMITSDDEVIAADAVMNIDDDALFRQPELAEMGEEAADGDELEQKADEYGFDYVRLSGNVGIIGNGAGLVMTTLDLVDHYGGSPANFLDVGGGAKADRIANALDMVFSDENVDSVVFNIFGGITRGDEVAQGINQALEQFDEIPKRVVVRLAGTNAEEGMEILNEDLVTVEHTLEDAVQRAVEYAGEVDT; encoded by the coding sequence ATGCGATTGCACGAATATCAGGCGAAACGAGTCTTCGCCGACGCGGGCGTCCCCACACCCGCATCGAGGCTGGCCGAGACAGTGGAGGAGGCCGTCGACGCGGCCGAGGAAATCGGCTATCCGGTCGCTATCAAGGCACAGGTGCACGTCGGTGGGCGCGGGAAGGCCGGCGGCATCGAACTCGTCGAGAACGCCGATGAGGCCCGCGAGGCCGCCGAGAACATCATCGGGATGGACCTCAAGGGCTATCACGTCAGGACCGTGCTCGTCGAGGAGGCCGTCGACTTCGTCAACGAGCTGTACGTCGGCGTGACTATGGACCGGGGCGCTGGCAAGCCCGTCGCGATGGTCTCGACGAAGGGCGGCGTCAACATCGAGGAGGTCGCCGAGGAGGACCCCGACGCCATCGCGCGCGAGCACGTCGACCCCGCGTTCGGCATGCACCCCTTCCAGGCCCGGAAGGTCGTCTACGACGCCGGCGTCGACCGCGACCTGGCCAACGACGTCGCAGGCGTCCTGCGCACGCTCTACCAGCTCTGGGACGACCGCGACGGCAGCGACGTCGAGGTCAACCCGCTGATGATCACGAGCGACGACGAGGTCATCGCCGCCGACGCGGTGATGAACATCGACGACGACGCGCTGTTCCGCCAGCCCGAGCTCGCCGAGATGGGCGAGGAGGCAGCCGACGGCGACGAGCTCGAGCAGAAGGCCGACGAGTACGGCTTCGACTACGTCCGCCTCTCGGGCAACGTCGGCATCATCGGCAACGGGGCTGGCCTCGTGATGACGACGCTGGACCTCGTCGACCACTACGGCGGGTCGCCCGCCAACTTCCTGGACGTCGGCGGCGGCGCGAAGGCCGACCGCATCGCGAACGCACTCGACATGGTGTTCTCCGACGAGAACGTCGACTCGGTCGTGTTCAACATCTTCGGGGGCATCACCCGCGGTGACGAGGTGGCCCAGGGCATCAATCAGGCTCTGGAGCAGTTCGACGAGATCCCCAAGCGGGTCGTCGTCCGGCTCGCGGGCACGAACGCCGAGGAAGGTATGGAGATTCTGAACGAAGACCTGGTGACCGTCGAACACACGCTGGAGGACGCCGTCCAGCGTGCCGTCGAGTACGCCGGGGAGGTGGACACATGA